The DNA sequence ATACCGCTGCCACTCGGCGAGCGTCGCCTTGCCCTTCGGGACTTTGGCGTCGTCCAGAAAGAGTCTCCAGCCGCTGGCGAGAAAAGGCCATACCTCCGGCAGCGCGCCGTTGCGTCCCACGAGCGACTTCATCGGACCGTCGACGAAGACGAGATCGTAGGTCTTGCCGAGCTTGCCGAGGTCGACGTCATACCACCAGTAGCGCTCGCCATCCGGATAGCTGTGCCGCGCGAAGCCGCACCGAAGGATGTTCGTGCGATTCCGGAACGGCAGCCCCTCCAGCAGGTAGTTCACGTAACCGATCGAATCCGGATGGTTTTCGAGAGAGGTGACGTTGAAGCCGTGCTTGTACCCGAGCGCGCAAAGTATCGCCGTCGTGTTGCCGCAACCGAGTTCCAGCAGCTCCCGCGGCGGGTTGGCGTCGATCTCGTCCATCAGGATTTCCGCGCGC is a window from the Betaproteobacteria bacterium genome containing:
- a CDS encoding class I SAM-dependent methyltransferase, with protein sequence MTAVERCFTEFVNVVQKLVVPAVERRRVNAYPDPGPAFSERLRGLGLVPERFYRGGMTFDPKRAEILMDEIDANPPRELLELGCGNTTAILCALGYKHGFNVTSLENHPDSIGYVNYLLEGLPFRNRTNILRCGFARHSYPDGERYWWYDVDLGKLGKTYDLVFVDGPMKSLVGRNGALPEVWPFLASGWRLFLDDAKVPKGKATLAEWQRYFPGIEVQSYEKVWGCLAKVTPQPGSTT